One Cyanobacterium sp. T60_A2020_053 genomic window, AATCGGTGTAAAAGTCTTAGAAAGAGCTATTTCTCATCTTAAAAAAGCTCAGAAAACCTTACAAAATGAATTATTATCTTTAGGAGACGTAAGAATAAATAAATTATTAAATGAGCAAACGCAATTAGAGAAAAGACAAGAGGAATTTAATCAAAATTATCAGCTTTTAGAGCAAAGATTAAAAGAACTGTTGATAGAAAAAAATAATATTTCTGAAAAATTATTAACATTAAGTGGTGTAGAAAACTTACAAAAACTCAAGCATAACTTATTGGATAACCAAGAAAAAATTAAAACTAAACTAAAAGAAGATCGAGACAAAAGCCAAAAAATAATCTCTAATCAAGGTTATCTAGTTTTCTTAACCGAGAGAGTACAAATATTTAATAATATTATCAATGAATTAAGAGAAAAAGGACAACTACCTAGTGGCATAAAACAGGATTTTGTACAACAACTCTTGCAACAAAACCGTTGTATTTGCGGTACAGAATTACATCCCAATCAGCCCCCTTATCAGCAGGTAGAAGGATGGATGAATAAAGCTGGAATAGGTGATATGGAAGAATCAGCAATTCGTTTGGACACTCAAATTAATAGCTTAATGAAAGAAAAAGAATCATTTTGGCAACAAATTGATCAGCTACAATCAAGTATGGGTGAAGGGCGCTTGAATCTCAGTCATAACGAAAATGAAATTGATAAAATTAACGATCAACTGAGACAATATCCAGACGAAAATATCCAATCAACCCAAAAACAATTAGATAAGATTGAATCCCATATCGAACAAATTAACCTCAATAAAGGGGAAACTAACTTAGAGTTAGAGAATAATGAAAAAGCCATTGAGAATTTGTCCAAAGAAATTTTAAAACAAGAAACTAAACAAGAAAAACAATTATTGATTAATCGTCGAATAGAAGCAACAATAACTGCTATTAACTGTTTAGAAGAAGTTAAAAAAAGATTAGAAAATCAATTTCGTTTAGCCTTAGAAAAAAGATTGCAAGAAATTTTCAGCTTCATTTCTGTTACACCATATCAACCCAGATTGAGTGAAAATTATGAGCTAAATTTAATTGAGAATACATCTGGTGTAGCTTTACCAGTAGCAGCTTCCACCGGAGAAAATCAAATACTGAGCTTATCTTTTATCGGTGCTATTATCGACATGGTCCGACAATGGTCTGAAAAAAATTATGTAATGGGAATTAATTCTAGTCAATTTCCTATTGTTATGGATTCCCCTTTTGGTAGTTTAGATGAGATTTATCGCCGTCAAGTAGCCAAATCAATACCTCAGTTAGCCAATCAACTAATAGTTTTAGTAACGAAAACCCAATGGCGCAACGAAGTAGAAATGGAAATGAGTGATTATATTAACCGACAATATATATTGGTTTATCGCTCCCCTAAACCAGATTGTCAGGAAGAC contains:
- a CDS encoding AAA family ATPase; protein product: MKIISLQLTNFRQFYGKTPIIYFAKDEKNTTIIHGNNGSGKTTILNAFTWAFYQQFTPAFSSPTRLINKKAIHEIDIESSVECAVEIIFEHNYTRYQLKRKFRAIKQGHNNLDQGSITLVIMIADSDGNWKPPQEKPEDIIEKILPRSLHQYFFFDGEQIEHIFRSPERQKIADDTKELIGVKVLERAISHLKKAQKTLQNELLSLGDVRINKLLNEQTQLEKRQEEFNQNYQLLEQRLKELLIEKNNISEKLLTLSGVENLQKLKHNLLDNQEKIKTKLKEDRDKSQKIISNQGYLVFLTERVQIFNNIINELREKGQLPSGIKQDFVQQLLQQNRCICGTELHPNQPPYQQVEGWMNKAGIGDMEESAIRLDTQINSLMKEKESFWQQIDQLQSSMGEGRLNLSHNENEIDKINDQLRQYPDENIQSTQKQLDKIESHIEQINLNKGETNLELENNEKAIENLSKEILKQETKQEKQLLINRRIEATITAINCLEEVKKRLENQFRLALEKRLQEIFSFISVTPYQPRLSENYELNLIENTSGVALPVAASTGENQILSLSFIGAIIDMVRQWSEKNYVMGINSSQFPIVMDSPFGSLDEIYRRQVAKSIPQLANQLIVLVTKTQWRNEVEMEMSDYINRQYILVYRSPKPDCQEDSININNREYPLVTKIDSQYEYTEIIEIEN